The genome window GAGCCAGATTCCTCAGCAGGTTATTGGGGTAGGAAACATTGGTACCCAGTGCGTAATTAATCCCAGGCTGGGCCACTCTGGTTAGCTTGTCAAAAACCTCCTGGCAGGACCGCAGCAAGGCAAACTCCCCAGGCTCCCGGGGGTCAGGCACGGCGGCCTCATAGCGCGAGGGGCACACAAGGTGCATGGCGACTCTGGCGCGCATATCGGGGCAGTGGCTGCTCAGAGCGTAGGTCAGCACCGTAGCCAGCTGCGCCTCCTCTCTGGTGGCCGCGAACACCGCCACGGATAGCGGGCCCTCCCAGCGCTCCAACAGGCCCGACAGATGCAGCAGGTTGTCCACGCTGGCGTGCGTGGCTAGGATCACATCATTGGGGTCCATGGTGGTCTTCAGTAGGCCCCTATAGAGGCGGTAGTCGCCGCTGGTGTCCAGGACGCCTCCGGAGGCCAGCGCGGTGCGGAGCTGCGCCTTGACCTGGTCCACGGACCGCGGGGACGGGGGAAAGAACTCAAAATATTGGTCTTGCTCCTCTTGTCCGTGCAGCCCGGACAGCAGCGACAGGTAGAGTAGCTGCAGCATCGCCACCAGCATTAGCGCAGCCAGCAGCAGCTGGTAGAAGGCGCACCGGATGGCGTAGGACATCTGCATGGCTCTCGGGGCTCGACCGCGCTGCAGGGACCACCTAGCCACAGCCTCGGCTAGCCACCGCAAGCCCGGATTTTCCGCAGCCTACCGAGCGCAGCCGAAGCGAGCCGAGGCGAGCCGAGCCTGGTGCACAATCTCACTGGTCTCCGGGCGCGCCAGCTCGCCCCCTGCACGTGTGGAGGAGCCACTGCACTCGCCGCCCGTGCGGCTCGCTTTGCAAACGCTGCATCTGCCCTCCGCCCGCACCCCGGGTTTTCCAGTTACATGCATCCACTCCATCAGGGTCAGCGCGCGAATCCCCTGGGCTAGGTGTGTCATGAAATCTTGGTGCGCTCGCCCTCAACACAAGGAGGGGAAGCCGTGGCAAAGATCGGCTGCATCTTAATGAAGGCTGATGCGGGTTCCCTGCTGCCGCGAGAGGaaaggaacaggaaaaaaaaaaaaaaaatccccccaaacccaatcccttctttcttctgtctttccctcctgcagatCCTACAAAGACCCCTTGAAAAATAAGTATAAGGGAGCCAGAGGGTACGGAGGAGATAACAGataagaaaatttagaaagagGAGTTCAGACGTGGGACGAGGTGGCCGAGTGGTTAAGGCGATGGACTGCTAATCCATTGTGCTTTGCACGCGTGGGTTCGAATCCCATCCTCGTCGGTCGTGTTTTACACAGTGGGTGATTCTTTATTTTCTGCATCCCGCAGGTCTGGAACACCAGGTTGAGGACAATGTGGCTTAACTCAGGTCTCTGTTCACCATGCATCTCCTCCCCCTTCATGGAGGGATCCTCTGAACCTTCTGAACAGCGGGTGAGAGGTCTACTTTTCTTTCTGCCCAGATAAAGGCCCCTGGTCTGAGGGGACCTAGAAGACCAGAACTGGAATTCTGATCAATGCCAAATTAGGGGCCAATGTTAATCAGAGAATCACCCCTGAAGGGCCACCTCCCTCTCTATTGCAGTGGAACttaagggtggtggtggtgatggtggggttTGATAATTTAAATCATTACTCTATTCAGCCCAATGATTCTGCTTCCGGCAGCAATTCTCCTTCAAAGGGGAGACCTTGGATCCACACCAATCCcccaagaaaaacacacacaagcagAAGGAATTGAATATTCTAACAGCAGTCTCATACAGAAGGCGCTTAATAAGTGTTTGTGGAATAATTGATCCATGGATTCTTTAGAAGAGGAGAGGCTGTTGTGAAGGGCAGGCCCTTTGGCTGATAAATCAATTTTCTGTAGTAACTGAGCGCTGTGCCTGGAGCATCAGGGTAAGGTGTTTTTCCACCACTCCACAGGCAGTGGGGAGCCAAGACTGTGGAGTTGAAGAGTGACCAGGAGACCTATACCCCACAGCCCCCGGTAATAACACCTACTGAGCTACTGCTCAGACCAGGGACTGTGTTAGGCACCGGGAATGAGGCTTTGCAGGAGACGTGGGTGCTGTCCTCAAAGGTGTTTACTGATGACCAGTGCCAAAGGAGAAAGCTATGCGTGGATCCTTTCAGCACGGCCTTGCAAACTGGGGGCTCAGAGGCCAGACTTGGTGCCAtctggttttttattattattttattttattttgttttgtttttttacagagacagagagagagagtcagagagaggaatagacagggacagacagacaggaacggagagatgagaagcatcaatcattagtttttcgttccgccttgcaacacct of Saccopteryx bilineata isolate mSacBil1 chromosome 1, mSacBil1_pri_phased_curated, whole genome shotgun sequence contains these proteins:
- the B4GAT1 gene encoding beta-1,4-glucuronyltransferase 1; protein product: MQMSYAIRCAFYQLLLAALMLVAMLQLLYLSLLSGLHGQEEQDQYFEFFPPSPRSVDQVKAQLRTALASGGVLDTSGDYRLYRGLLKTTMDPNDVILATHASVDNLLHLSGLLERWEGPLSVAVFAATREEAQLATVLTYALSSHCPDMRARVAMHLVCPSRYEAAVPDPREPGEFALLRSCQEVFDKLTRVAQPGINYALGTNVSYPNNLLRNLAREGASYALVIDVDMVPSEGLWRGLREMLDQSKQWVGTALVVPAFEIRRARRVPTNKNELLQLYQVGEVRPFYYGLCTPCQAPTNYSRWVNLPEETLLRPAYVVPWQDPWEPFYVAGGKVPTFDERFRQYGFNRISQACELHVAGFDFEVLNEGFLVHKGFKEALKFHPQKEAENQHNKILYRQFKQELKAKYPNSPRHC